In Rahnella sikkimica, the following are encoded in one genomic region:
- the nrdF gene encoding class 1b ribonucleoside-diphosphate reductase subunit beta produces the protein MSAVKQLLVPQPVSKAINWNKIQDDKDLEVWNRLTSNFWLPEKVPLSNDIPSWATLSAQEKQLTIRVFTGLTLLDTVQNVVGAPTLMKDAVTPHEEAVYSNICFMEAVHARSYSSIFSTLCATVDVDEAYRWSEENVALQNKAAIILSYYDGEDPLMKKVASVFLESFLFYSGFYLPMYWSSRAKLTNTADLIRLIIRDEAVHGYYIGYKFQKALAQESEERQRQIKEQAFDLIQDLYDNEIRYTEELYDGVGWSEDVKKFLHYNANKALMNLGYEALFPASMADVNPAILSALSPNADENHDFFSGSGSSYVIGKAVNTEDEDWDF, from the coding sequence ATGAGCGCAGTAAAACAATTGTTAGTGCCGCAGCCGGTCAGTAAAGCGATCAACTGGAACAAGATCCAGGACGATAAAGATCTGGAAGTCTGGAACCGTCTGACGTCCAATTTCTGGCTGCCGGAAAAAGTGCCGTTATCCAACGATATTCCGTCCTGGGCGACGCTGAGCGCGCAAGAGAAACAGCTGACGATCCGCGTATTTACCGGCCTGACCCTGCTCGATACCGTGCAAAACGTGGTTGGCGCACCGACGCTGATGAAAGACGCCGTGACGCCGCACGAAGAAGCGGTTTACTCGAATATCTGTTTTATGGAAGCGGTGCATGCGCGTTCTTACAGCTCGATTTTCTCGACGCTGTGCGCCACCGTGGACGTAGACGAAGCCTATCGCTGGAGCGAGGAAAACGTCGCGCTGCAAAATAAAGCGGCGATCATTTTGTCGTATTACGACGGCGAAGATCCGCTGATGAAGAAAGTCGCCAGCGTGTTCCTCGAATCGTTCCTGTTCTATTCCGGTTTCTATCTGCCAATGTACTGGTCGAGCCGCGCCAAACTGACCAATACCGCGGATCTGATCCGCCTGATCATCCGCGACGAAGCGGTTCACGGCTATTACATCGGCTATAAATTCCAGAAAGCGCTGGCGCAGGAAAGCGAAGAACGTCAGCGGCAGATCAAAGAGCAGGCGTTTGATCTGATTCAGGATTTGTACGATAACGAGATCCGCTACACCGAAGAATTGTACGATGGCGTAGGCTGGAGCGAGGACGTGAAGAAATTCCTGCACTACAACGCCAACAAAGCGCTGATGAATCTCGGCTACGAAGCGTTGTTCCCGGCCAGCATGGCAGACGTCAATCCGGCGATCCTCTCGGCATTATCGCCCAACGCCGACGAAAACCACGACTTCTTCTCAGGATCCGGCTCTTCCTACGTGATCGGCAAAGCGGTCAATACCGAAGACGAGGACTGGGATTTCTAA
- the nrdE gene encoding class 1b ribonucleoside-diphosphate reductase subunit alpha produces the protein MAATELAITDPGTRSPDYHALNAMLNLFDANGQIQFDKDRMAARQYFLQHVNQNTVFFHDLAEKLRYLVEEGYYEADVLDRYEFEDIKQLFKRAYAHKFRFQTFLGAFKYYTSYTLKTFDGKRYLERYEDRVCMVAMTLARGDIQLAGQFVDEIISGRFQPATPTFLNCGKKQRGELVSCFLLRVEDNMESIGRSVNSALQLSKRGGGVAFMLTNIREVGAPIKRIENQSSGVIPIMKMLEDAFSYANQLGARQGAGAVYLNAHHPDILRFLDTKRENADEKIRIKTLSLGVVIPDITFELAKNNEDMYLFSPYHVEKVYGVPMSEISITGKYREMVNDKRIHKSKINAREFFQVLAEIQFESGYPYMMFEDTVNRANPIKGRINMSNLCSEILQVNSPTVYGEDLSYQEIGKDISCNLGSLNIASAMDSPDFGNTVEMAVRALTAVSDMSHIRSVPSIDQGNQDSHAVGLGQMNLHGYLCRERIYYGSEEGLDFTNIYFCTVAFHAIRASNLIAIERQQSFKGFADSTYASGAYFDKYVDDALAAKWQPKTARVRELFADSGIHIPTLADWAELKASVMQHGLYNQNLQAVPPTGSISYINNSTSSIHPIVSRVEIRKEGKIGRVYYPAAFMTNDNLDYYQDAYEIGPEKIIDTYAEATQHVDQGLSLTLFFRDTATTRDINKAQIYAWRKGIKTIYYIRLRQMALEGTEVQGCVSCTL, from the coding sequence TTGGCAGCGACAGAGCTAGCAATCACCGACCCCGGCACCCGCAGCCCGGACTATCACGCGCTGAACGCGATGCTGAATCTGTTCGACGCTAACGGCCAGATCCAGTTTGATAAAGACCGCATGGCCGCGCGCCAATACTTCCTGCAGCACGTCAATCAGAACACGGTTTTCTTCCACGATCTGGCGGAGAAGCTGCGTTATCTGGTGGAAGAAGGCTATTACGAAGCCGACGTGCTGGACCGCTACGAATTTGAGGATATCAAGCAACTGTTCAAACGGGCTTACGCCCACAAATTCCGCTTCCAGACCTTTCTGGGCGCGTTCAAGTATTACACCAGCTACACGCTGAAAACCTTCGACGGCAAGCGCTATCTTGAGCGTTACGAAGACCGCGTGTGTATGGTCGCGATGACGCTGGCGCGCGGGGATATTCAGCTCGCCGGGCAGTTTGTCGATGAAATTATTTCCGGCCGCTTCCAGCCTGCCACGCCAACTTTCCTGAACTGCGGCAAGAAACAGCGCGGCGAGCTGGTGTCGTGCTTCCTGTTGCGCGTCGAAGACAACATGGAATCTATTGGCCGTTCGGTGAACTCGGCGCTGCAATTGTCGAAACGCGGCGGCGGCGTGGCGTTTATGCTGACCAATATCCGCGAAGTCGGCGCGCCGATTAAGCGCATCGAAAATCAGTCTTCCGGCGTGATTCCCATCATGAAAATGCTGGAAGATGCGTTCTCTTATGCCAATCAGCTCGGCGCGCGTCAGGGTGCAGGCGCGGTGTATCTGAACGCGCATCACCCGGACATTTTGCGTTTCCTCGATACCAAACGTGAAAACGCCGACGAGAAAATCCGCATCAAAACGCTGTCCCTTGGCGTGGTCATTCCGGATATCACGTTCGAGCTGGCGAAAAACAATGAAGATATGTATCTGTTTTCGCCGTATCACGTCGAGAAAGTCTATGGCGTGCCGATGTCTGAAATCAGCATCACCGGGAAATACCGCGAGATGGTGAATGACAAACGCATTCACAAAAGCAAAATCAACGCGCGCGAATTCTTCCAGGTGCTGGCGGAAATTCAGTTTGAATCCGGCTATCCGTACATGATGTTCGAGGACACGGTTAACCGCGCCAATCCGATCAAAGGTCGCATCAATATGAGCAACCTGTGTTCGGAGATTTTGCAGGTGAACTCACCGACGGTGTATGGCGAAGACCTGTCGTATCAGGAAATTGGCAAAGACATTTCCTGTAACCTCGGCTCTCTGAATATCGCCTCGGCAATGGATTCACCGGACTTCGGGAATACGGTGGAAATGGCGGTTCGCGCACTGACGGCGGTGTCGGATATGAGCCATATCCGCTCGGTGCCGTCTATCGATCAGGGGAATCAGGATTCTCACGCTGTCGGCCTCGGGCAGATGAACCTGCACGGTTATCTGTGCCGCGAGCGGATTTATTACGGTTCGGAAGAAGGGCTGGATTTCACCAATATCTATTTCTGCACCGTCGCTTTCCATGCGATCCGTGCCTCTAATCTGATTGCCATCGAACGTCAGCAATCCTTCAAAGGCTTTGCCGATTCGACCTACGCCAGCGGCGCCTATTTTGATAAATACGTCGATGACGCGCTGGCCGCAAAATGGCAGCCGAAAACTGCGCGCGTTCGTGAACTGTTTGCGGACAGCGGCATTCACATTCCGACGCTTGCGGACTGGGCGGAGCTGAAAGCGTCAGTGATGCAGCACGGTTTGTATAACCAGAACTTACAGGCAGTGCCGCCGACCGGTTCGATTTCTTACATCAATAATTCAACGTCGAGTATTCACCCGATCGTGTCCCGCGTGGAGATCCGCAAAGAGGGCAAGATTGGCCGTGTGTATTATCCGGCGGCGTTTATGACCAACGACAATCTGGATTACTACCAGGATGCGTATGAAATCGGCCCGGAAAAAATCATTGATACCTACGCCGAAGCCACGCAGCACGTTGATCAGGGGTTGTCGCTGACGCTGTTTTTCCGCGATACCGCCACCACGCGTGACATCAACAAAGCGCAGATCTACGCCTGGCGTAAAGGCATCAAAACCATTTATTACATCCGTCTGCGCCAGATGGCGCTGGAAGGCACCGAAGTTCAGGGCTGCGTTTCCTGCACGCTGTAA
- the nrdI gene encoding class Ib ribonucleoside-diphosphate reductase assembly flavoprotein NrdI, translating into MHPLVYFSSSSENTHRFVGKLDLPSIRIPIGGAGAKLRVDEPYILLVPSYGGGSAKGAVPTQVIRFLNDEHNRSLIRGVIAAGNTNFGAAYCLAGDIISQKCQVPYLYRFELLGTPEDVAKVKQGVTEFWQRQS; encoded by the coding sequence ATGCATCCGTTAGTGTATTTCTCCAGTTCTTCGGAAAACACTCACCGTTTTGTCGGCAAACTTGATTTGCCGTCAATCCGCATTCCGATTGGCGGAGCAGGCGCAAAACTGCGTGTCGATGAACCCTATATTTTGCTGGTCCCGAGCTACGGCGGCGGATCGGCAAAAGGCGCGGTGCCCACGCAGGTGATCCGATTCCTCAATGACGAACATAACCGTTCGTTAATCCGCGGTGTTATCGCCGCTGGCAACACCAACTTCGGCGCAGCGTACTGCCTTGCCGGTGACATTATTTCCCAGAAGTGTCAGGTTCCTTACCTGTATCGTTTTGAATTGCTGGGAACGCCGGAAGACGTTGCAAAGGTTAAACAGGGAGTAACAGAATTTTGGCAGCGACAGAGCTAG
- the nrdH gene encoding glutaredoxin-like protein NrdH, with product MSIIIYSKPDCVQCNATYRALDKQGIAYEVVDLTQDEQALGQVRAMGYQQVPVIVAGDDHWSGFRPDKISALRQLQTAF from the coding sequence ATGAGCATTATTATTTACAGTAAACCAGACTGTGTCCAGTGCAACGCGACGTACCGTGCATTAGACAAACAAGGCATCGCTTATGAAGTGGTCGATTTAACTCAGGATGAGCAGGCACTCGGGCAGGTTCGTGCGATGGGTTATCAGCAGGTTCCGGTGATTGTGGCCGGCGACGACCACTGGTCTGGTTTCCGTCCGGACAAAATCTCCGCCCTGCGCCAGCTGCAAACCGCCTTCTGA
- a CDS encoding carboxymuconolactone decarboxylase family protein: MNTLRLPYYSLSSSVMEPMKAALGALENGPLDNVIIELAFLRVSQINGCAYCLDMHSKALRKMDVNQTKLDQLAGWQVSHAYSERERAALAWSESLTLIAATGAPDSTFEPLKTHFSDVEISELTFAIGLMNAFNRLAVGMRQ; encoded by the coding sequence ATGAATACGCTTCGTTTGCCCTACTATTCCCTGTCTTCTTCTGTCATGGAGCCAATGAAAGCCGCGCTCGGCGCGCTGGAAAACGGGCCGCTGGATAACGTGATTATCGAGCTGGCGTTCCTGCGCGTTTCACAAATCAACGGCTGTGCGTATTGCCTGGATATGCATTCCAAAGCGCTGCGTAAAATGGACGTGAATCAGACCAAACTGGATCAGCTGGCGGGATGGCAGGTAAGCCATGCGTATTCTGAACGCGAACGTGCCGCTCTGGCCTGGTCGGAATCGCTGACGCTGATTGCCGCGACTGGCGCACCGGACAGCACGTTTGAACCGCTGAAAACCCATTTCAGCGATGTGGAAATTTCAGAACTGACTTTTGCTATCGGCCTGATGAATGCGTTTAACCGTCTGGCGGTGGGAATGCGCCAGTAA
- the pdxR gene encoding MocR-like pyridoxine biosynthesis transcription factor PdxR, translating to MSRFGLVFSLDPQHKAPLYRQIYQRVKRAIMEGQLKRGSRVPSVRALASELGVARATVENAYGLLTAEGFLQSRGQAGTMVSAPESLSAPAPSPAAKSAPRKPINPMLPSVSSLPFQLGLPALDAFPRAIWSRIVARQSRHTAMNDLGHPPLTGIDALRASVARYLQLSRGFTCRPEQIFICGGYAPVLDLIIGSLLQPGDGVWLEDPGYPVTQAFFRAAGATPLAVNVDEEGMNVPQAVAHHPHARFAVVTPAHQSPLGVTMSLSRRMALLDWAAKQQAWIIEDDYDSEFRYHGQPLPSLKSLDTQGRVIYAGTFSKVMFPALRCGYVVVPESLVEKIEAYCPLRICGTPPLIQAGITEFIDQGHFYRHLKRMRQLYAERRGYLEQALKAAFSPDVLQVNRQAGGIQLCTTLNSTLDDALIAKNAREQGLAVQALSDWQVQRRDRHDRLRPNGLLMGFPNISSQEMANLLVARLAQIVTDSGMITGSTK from the coding sequence ATGAGCCGCTTCGGCCTCGTTTTTTCCCTCGATCCGCAACACAAAGCCCCGCTTTACCGCCAGATATATCAGCGTGTAAAACGGGCAATCATGGAAGGGCAACTCAAACGCGGCAGCCGCGTGCCTTCCGTGCGCGCGCTGGCCAGTGAGCTGGGCGTGGCGCGTGCGACCGTGGAAAACGCCTACGGCCTGCTGACGGCAGAAGGTTTTCTGCAAAGCCGCGGGCAGGCGGGAACAATGGTCAGCGCGCCGGAAAGTCTATCCGCGCCTGCGCCGTCGCCTGCCGCGAAATCTGCTCCGCGCAAGCCGATCAACCCGATGCTGCCTTCCGTCTCGTCGTTACCTTTCCAGCTTGGCCTGCCCGCGCTTGATGCTTTCCCGCGTGCAATCTGGTCGCGCATTGTGGCGCGTCAGAGCCGCCATACCGCGATGAACGATCTGGGCCATCCGCCGCTGACCGGCATTGACGCGCTGCGTGCGTCGGTGGCGCGGTACCTCCAGCTTTCCCGTGGCTTTACCTGCCGTCCCGAACAGATTTTTATCTGCGGCGGTTATGCGCCGGTGCTGGATCTGATTATCGGCAGCCTTTTGCAGCCGGGCGACGGCGTGTGGCTGGAAGATCCCGGCTATCCGGTTACGCAGGCGTTTTTCCGCGCCGCCGGTGCTACCCCGCTTGCGGTGAATGTCGATGAAGAGGGCATGAACGTTCCGCAGGCCGTGGCACACCATCCGCACGCCCGTTTTGCCGTGGTGACGCCTGCGCATCAAAGCCCGCTTGGCGTGACGATGAGCCTCTCGCGGCGCATGGCGCTGCTGGACTGGGCAGCAAAACAACAGGCGTGGATTATCGAAGATGATTACGACAGCGAATTCCGCTATCACGGCCAGCCGTTACCGTCGCTGAAAAGCCTCGATACGCAGGGACGCGTGATTTATGCCGGGACATTCAGCAAAGTCATGTTTCCTGCGCTGCGTTGTGGCTATGTCGTGGTGCCGGAAAGTCTGGTGGAAAAAATCGAAGCCTATTGCCCGCTGCGGATCTGCGGCACGCCGCCGCTGATTCAGGCGGGCATTACCGAGTTTATCGATCAGGGGCATTTTTACCGGCATCTGAAACGGATGCGCCAGCTTTACGCCGAACGGCGCGGTTATCTTGAACAGGCGCTGAAGGCGGCGTTTTCGCCCGACGTTTTACAGGTTAACCGGCAGGCAGGCGGGATCCAGCTTTGCACCACGCTAAACAGTACGCTGGACGATGCGCTGATTGCCAAAAATGCGCGGGAACAGGGGCTGGCGGTGCAGGCACTTTCCGACTGGCAGGTTCAGCGCCGCGATCGCCACGACCGGCTGCGGCCCAACGGTTTGCTGATGGGTTTTCCCAACATCAGCTCACAGGAAATGGCGAATTTGCTGGTGGCGCGGCTGGCGCAGATTGTTACAGATTCCGGCATGATAACGGGATCCACAAAATAG
- a CDS encoding DUF883 family protein — MAKKLEKTIDQDLTLLADTLDEVLQSAGNKSKDELDKIRSKAEGVLRDARSRFNGETLTKHAREAAATANDYVKDNPWYGVGAGAAIGIVIGVLLGRR; from the coding sequence ATGGCTAAGAAATTAGAAAAGACGATTGATCAGGATCTGACCTTACTGGCTGACACGCTGGATGAGGTGCTTCAGTCCGCAGGGAATAAATCCAAGGACGAACTGGATAAAATTCGCAGCAAAGCTGAAGGTGTTTTACGCGATGCCCGTTCACGTTTTAACGGTGAAACGCTGACCAAGCATGCCCGTGAAGCTGCCGCGACGGCGAACGACTACGTGAAAGATAACCCGTGGTATGGCGTGGGTGCGGGTGCCGCAATCGGTATTGTTATCGGTGTCTTGTTGGGACGTCGATAA
- a CDS encoding MFS transporter has protein sequence MFLSSFRSNAQLNKRILSFMLFTFVVYLTIGLPLAVLPGFVHNTLGYNSVLAGLVISVQYFSTLISRPHAGRYADLLGPKRVVIFGLICCGMSGVFYAAAFFLTDWPLASLLLLCLARIFLGVGESFGSTGTTLWGIGAVGAKHTARVISWNGVATYGAMAVGAPLGVMLNHAFGLMGVSVLIVVAAAIAAILACLKAAISVTAGKRIAFKAVVGRIWLYGLGLGFGTIGFGVIATFITLYYADKGWNGAAFTLTLFSLGFVGARLIFGNMINRFGGLRVSLVSFVFEIAGLLMIWQGHDPLSVQLGAFLTGSGFSLIFPALGVEAVKQVPPQNQGTALGLYSAFLDLGLGITGPVAGLIISHLGTPSIYLAAAFMVVVAWLLTLKIWMQTGTQKPAE, from the coding sequence ATGTTTTTAAGCTCGTTTCGCTCTAACGCACAGCTCAATAAACGCATTCTGTCGTTCATGCTGTTCACGTTCGTCGTTTACCTGACCATCGGTTTGCCGCTCGCGGTATTGCCAGGATTTGTGCATAACACGCTGGGATACAACTCCGTGCTGGCCGGTCTGGTGATCAGCGTTCAGTACTTTTCTACCCTGATCAGCCGTCCGCACGCCGGTCGCTACGCTGACCTTTTGGGGCCGAAACGGGTGGTGATTTTCGGCCTGATTTGCTGTGGCATGAGCGGTGTTTTCTACGCAGCGGCGTTCTTCCTGACTGACTGGCCGCTGGCCAGCCTGCTATTGCTGTGTCTGGCGCGCATTTTCCTCGGCGTGGGCGAAAGCTTTGGCAGCACCGGCACCACGCTGTGGGGCATTGGCGCTGTGGGTGCGAAACACACCGCACGGGTGATTTCGTGGAACGGCGTGGCAACTTACGGCGCGATGGCCGTGGGCGCACCGCTCGGCGTTATGCTCAATCATGCGTTTGGCCTGATGGGCGTGTCGGTGCTGATTGTCGTGGCCGCCGCCATTGCCGCCATTCTGGCTTGCCTGAAAGCGGCGATTTCGGTCACTGCGGGCAAGCGCATTGCGTTTAAAGCGGTGGTTGGGCGCATCTGGCTTTACGGCCTCGGGCTGGGTTTTGGGACCATCGGGTTCGGCGTTATTGCCACCTTTATCACGCTGTATTACGCGGATAAAGGCTGGAACGGGGCAGCGTTCACCCTCACATTATTCAGCCTTGGGTTTGTCGGTGCGCGTCTGATTTTCGGCAACATGATCAACCGCTTTGGCGGCCTGCGGGTTTCGCTGGTGTCTTTCGTTTTTGAAATCGCGGGTTTGCTGATGATCTGGCAGGGGCACGATCCGCTGTCTGTCCAGTTGGGCGCGTTTCTCACCGGCTCCGGTTTTTCACTGATTTTCCCGGCGCTGGGCGTCGAGGCGGTGAAGCAGGTTCCGCCGCAGAATCAGGGCACGGCGCTGGGGCTGTATTCCGCGTTTCTGGATCTCGGATTGGGCATCACCGGGCCGGTTGCCGGTCTGATTATTTCCCATCTCGGCACGCCTTCTATCTATCTGGCGGCGGCCTTTATGGTGGTGGTAGCCTGGCTGCTCACCCTCAAAATATGGATGCAAACCGGCACGCAAAAGCCCGCCGAATAG
- a CDS encoding DUF2002 family protein, with the protein MYLRPDEVARVLETSGFERDYIDEKAYGYRRGEHYVYVNREARFGRTALVIHPAMKERSERFAEPTASFRSSGVYKNFPLDVSSDSETYYGICHGFSSRQILASYLDNVFR; encoded by the coding sequence ATGTATTTACGGCCAGATGAAGTGGCACGCGTTTTAGAAACATCCGGATTTGAACGCGATTATATTGATGAAAAAGCCTACGGTTATCGCCGTGGCGAACACTATGTGTATGTAAACCGGGAAGCGCGGTTTGGCCGGACTGCCCTGGTAATACACCCGGCGATGAAAGAACGCAGTGAGCGTTTTGCTGAACCAACGGCATCGTTTCGCAGCAGCGGCGTTTATAAAAATTTCCCGCTGGATGTCTCGAGCGACAGCGAAACGTATTACGGCATCTGCCACGGTTTCAGCTCGCGCCAGATCCTGGCCAGTTATCTGGATAACGTATTCAGATAA
- a CDS encoding DUF1198 domain-containing protein has product MIWIMLAAIVVVFIVGYWFMTADTRKANESLASLLKIKPVYIDSMLLEMGKRQSQMFIRSISGGYAEEIRKAAYVVFIYQTFIKDASEENIVRWRNILVRAHLPPQLSSEHAELALFYFAELDIEPFELAQFRRDYNETYNQIHLV; this is encoded by the coding sequence ATGATATGGATTATGCTTGCTGCAATTGTTGTGGTTTTTATTGTGGGTTATTGGTTTATGACGGCAGACACCCGTAAAGCGAACGAATCTCTCGCCAGTCTGTTGAAAATTAAGCCGGTTTACATTGATTCAATGCTGCTGGAAATGGGCAAAAGACAGAGCCAGATGTTTATCCGCTCCATCAGCGGTGGCTATGCTGAAGAGATCCGCAAAGCGGCCTACGTTGTTTTTATTTATCAGACATTTATTAAAGATGCTTCGGAAGAGAACATTGTCCGCTGGCGGAACATTCTGGTGCGCGCGCACCTGCCGCCGCAGCTCAGCAGCGAGCACGCCGAACTGGCGCTGTTCTATTTTGCTGAACTGGACATCGAGCCTTTCGAACTCGCGCAGTTTCGTCGTGATTACAACGAAACCTATAATCAGATCCATCTGGTGTAG
- the pfkB gene encoding 6-phosphofructokinase II, whose translation MTKIFTLTLAPSLDSATLTPKIYPEGKLRCTAPVFEPGGGGINVARAIVHLGGQATALFPIGGPTGAHLAQLLRDEGIATDTVETQDWTRQNLHVHTENTGEQYRFVMPGARLSDSEFASLSAKIENIPAGSILVISGSLPPGTHINALTDLIRKAQDAGLRCILDSSGDALAAGLKLGGLALVKPNQNELSALVGRPLENPGDVLAAAQKIIRDGGAERVVVSLGPQGALAVDAQGAFQVVPPPVKKMSTVGAGDSMVGAMTLKLAAGADLPDIVRFGVAAGSAATLNIGTRLCSDKDTQQIYQYLCQQTPAH comes from the coding sequence ATGACCAAAATTTTTACGCTGACTCTGGCACCTTCACTCGACAGTGCCACACTGACACCCAAGATTTATCCCGAAGGGAAACTGCGTTGTACCGCGCCGGTCTTTGAACCGGGCGGAGGCGGCATTAACGTCGCCCGCGCCATTGTCCATCTCGGCGGGCAGGCGACGGCACTCTTCCCGATTGGCGGCCCGACCGGCGCACATCTGGCGCAGCTATTGCGCGATGAAGGGATCGCGACGGATACGGTCGAGACTCAGGACTGGACGCGACAAAACCTGCATGTTCATACCGAAAATACCGGAGAACAGTACCGGTTTGTCATGCCCGGTGCGCGGCTGAGCGATTCCGAATTCGCCAGCCTGAGCGCAAAAATCGAAAATATCCCTGCCGGTTCAATTCTGGTGATCAGCGGCAGTCTGCCGCCCGGCACGCACATTAACGCGCTGACCGATCTTATCCGCAAAGCGCAGGACGCCGGTTTGCGCTGCATTCTCGACAGCTCCGGTGATGCGCTGGCCGCAGGTCTGAAACTGGGCGGCCTGGCGCTGGTAAAACCGAATCAGAACGAGCTTTCGGCGCTGGTCGGACGGCCTCTGGAAAATCCGGGCGACGTACTGGCAGCAGCGCAGAAAATTATCCGCGACGGCGGAGCCGAACGCGTCGTGGTTTCACTCGGGCCGCAGGGTGCGCTGGCCGTTGATGCACAAGGCGCATTCCAGGTGGTTCCGCCGCCGGTGAAAAAAATGAGTACCGTCGGTGCGGGTGACAGCATGGTGGGCGCGATGACGCTCAAACTCGCCGCCGGTGCTGATCTGCCCGATATCGTGCGCTTCGGTGTTGCCGCAGGCAGCGCCGCGACGCTGAACATCGGCACGCGGTTGTGTTCCGATAAAGATACTCAGCAGATTTATCAGTATTTATGCCAGCAAACACCGGCACATTAA
- a CDS encoding class IV adenylate cyclase, producing the protein MMARNIEIKAKVDDFSALYEKIALISDGLPDIIEQDDTFFICPHGRLKLRTLAADRGELIFYQRPDQAGPKTSFYTLSETHDPDSLRETLTLAYGAAGRVIKQRTLFMLGQTRLHLDRVKGLGDYLEFEVVLDENETPEQGIAIAEDLLERLGIDRQELVDQAYVDLLNQKGKHHNA; encoded by the coding sequence ATGATGGCCAGAAATATTGAGATTAAAGCGAAGGTTGATGATTTTTCCGCGCTGTACGAAAAGATTGCGCTGATATCTGACGGACTGCCGGACATTATTGAGCAGGATGATACCTTTTTTATCTGTCCGCACGGACGCCTGAAGCTGCGCACGCTGGCGGCAGATCGTGGTGAACTGATTTTCTATCAGCGGCCCGATCAGGCGGGGCCTAAAACCAGTTTCTATACGCTTTCCGAAACTCACGATCCTGACAGTCTGCGTGAAACGCTCACACTGGCCTACGGCGCAGCGGGCAGGGTTATCAAGCAGCGCACGCTTTTCATGCTCGGCCAAACCCGTCTGCATCTCGATCGCGTAAAAGGGCTGGGTGATTATCTGGAGTTTGAAGTCGTGCTTGATGAAAACGAAACGCCGGAGCAGGGCATTGCGATTGCAGAGGATCTGCTCGAAAGGCTGGGGATCGACCGGCAGGAACTGGTGGATCAGGCGTATGTCGATTTGCTCAACCAGAAAGGTAAACATCACAACGCGTAA
- the ygfZ gene encoding tRNA-modifying protein YgfZ: protein MANAFPFPPQKPSASSHLPLTLISLEDWALVTMTGADTVKYLQGQVTADIDALPVDHHILCAHCDAKGKMWSNLRLFTRGDGMAYIERRNLRDTQLNEIKKYAVFSKITFTADDDVVLLGVAGFQASAALTGLFSTLPTAEQPVVQQDETTLLHFSLPAERFLIVTSPEKARQVVEELGEQAQRNDSQQWLALDIEAGFPVIDTANTAQFIPQATNIQALDGISFTKGCYAGQEMVARAKYRGANKRALYWLSGKASKVPAPADDLELQLGENWRRTGTVLAAVQLSDGTVWVQAVLNNDLDADANLRVRDDTTSHLSIQPLPYSLEETK from the coding sequence ATGGCTAACGCATTCCCCTTTCCACCGCAAAAACCTTCGGCGTCTTCGCATCTGCCGCTGACCCTGATTTCACTGGAAGACTGGGCTTTGGTGACCATGACCGGCGCGGACACGGTGAAATACCTGCAAGGCCAGGTCACCGCTGACATTGATGCCCTGCCGGTCGATCACCATATTCTTTGTGCGCACTGTGACGCCAAAGGGAAAATGTGGAGCAACCTGCGTTTGTTCACGCGTGGCGATGGCATGGCCTATATTGAGCGCCGCAATCTGCGCGACACGCAGTTGAACGAAATAAAAAAATACGCCGTGTTTTCGAAAATTACTTTCACCGCCGATGATGACGTGGTGCTGCTCGGTGTGGCTGGTTTTCAGGCCAGCGCTGCGCTGACGGGGTTATTCTCGACGCTGCCAACAGCAGAGCAGCCGGTCGTGCAGCAGGATGAAACGACTCTGCTGCATTTCTCCCTGCCCGCCGAGCGTTTTCTGATTGTCACCAGCCCGGAAAAAGCCCGTCAGGTGGTGGAAGAACTGGGTGAACAGGCGCAGCGCAACGACAGCCAGCAGTGGCTGGCGCTGGATATTGAAGCCGGTTTCCCGGTTATTGATACCGCCAACACTGCGCAATTTATCCCGCAGGCCACCAATATTCAGGCACTGGACGGGATCAGTTTCACCAAAGGTTGTTACGCCGGTCAGGAGATGGTCGCACGCGCGAAATACCGTGGCGCGAACAAGCGCGCACTGTACTGGTTATCCGGTAAAGCCTCGAAAGTACCGGCTCCGGCTGACGATCTCGAACTGCAACTCGGTGAAAACTGGCGTCGTACCGGCACCGTGCTGGCCGCAGTTCAGCTCAGTGATGGCACCGTCTGGGTTCAGGCCGTGCTTAACAACGATCTGGACGCGGATGCCAACCTGCGCGTGCGCGACGATACGACCAGCCATTTAAGTATCCAGCCGCTGCCGTATTCACTGGAAGAGACCAAATAA